Within Schaalia sp. HMT-172, the genomic segment CGTTCCAGCGCGCCCTCTACCAGGCCTCGTTGCTGGGCGGAATGGTGTTGGAGTCCTACCCGGCTTTGCGCACGTTCTTCGTCCAGTCCTCGTCGGCTGCTTTCGCGATGGACTTGGGGTTCGCGCTGGCGGATTCAGGTATTTCCTTCCATTCGGTGGGTCCGACCCGTCAGGCTCCCGTCGTGGGCAACGAGGCCATCGTGTCCCAGGAGCTGGAGGCGCCCGCCTACCCGAGTGTCGAGGAGAAGCCGCCGGTGCCGGAGGGCCCCCACGTGGGCGGTGTTTACCCGACCCCGCCGGATGCGAAGGACTGGCACCTGCAGGCGGTGGGTGCCCTCGACGCGCAGGGCGTGGATGTTATGCGCGCGCCGGTGACGGTGGGCGTCATGGGTGATGGCGTGGATGACACGGTTGGGGACTTGTCGGGGAAGGTCGACCATTCCCTGTCCGTGTCCTGTAATTCTAACGGCATGCCGAATCGGGATCCTGAGGCGTGGCGCTCGGGTCGCGCGGAGGTTGGCACGCAGGCGGCCGGGGTGATTGCCGGCACGGGCGAGGCCAGCGGCGTGCCGGGCGTGAATCCGACGTTGAACGTCGCGGCGATCAACGTGGCGTCGGCGACCACCGGGCAGTATTACCCCGAGTACGTCGTGTGCGGCTTCGTGTGGGCCGCGGATCATGGGATTTCCGTGACGGCGAGCAACTACCTGGTCTCGCCGTGGAAGTACTGGATGCCGGGCGACCCGGAGCAGGCCGCGGGCTTGGAGGCGGTGCGCCGAGGCATCAACTACGCGGCGTCGAAGGACGTCATTAACGTGGTGGATGCCGGGGCCAGTGGCATCGATTTGAATAATCCGCCGAAGACGGATGCGTCCTCTCCGTTTGACGCGTGGGCGCCGTTCCAGCGTGACACGCTCGGCGGCGTCATGGTTCCCGCGATGATGCCGAACGCGCTGGCCGTGTCGACGCTGCGCCTGGTGGACCAGGCTGACCCGGGGACGGGGGCGCTCGAGCACGCGTGGACGTCGAACTGGGGTATCACGAGTGTCGCTTTCACGGCGCCCGGCGAGAACGTGTTCACGACGAGGCCTACCTGGCTGGGCGGCGAGGCCGGGGTCGCTCGGGACGCGTCGATGGCTGCCCCGGTGGCGGCGGGCGCGATCGCGACGCTGCGGCAGGTGCACCCGGAGATGGGCTCTGCCCAGATCGTGGAGCTGGCCCGTAAGCAGGCGGGTTCCGCGTCGAATTGGGGGCGGCTGGCCGCTCCTGAGGGGGAGCGCGAGTATCGGGGCGCGGGCATGCCGAGCGTCTTGGATGCGGTGTTGAAGGATCAGGCGCGCCCTGTCGTGGGCGAGGTCGAGTACTCGGCGGACGGGTCGACGTGGGCGCCGTTGTCCGGGCAGAGCGTGTCCGGGCGCGTGTCCTTGCGCGTGGGCCTGACCGGGCCGGTGACGTCGGCTCGCCTGCTGGTGGGCGGCCACGAGGTGGCGACCGTGCAGGGCAGTGGCGAGTTTTCGGGCTCGGGTGTGACGCTGCAGGCCGATGGCGTGGACGTGTCGCATCCCGTGGCGGGCGCGTCGTTGAGCGGCGAGACGACGGTGCGCGTCGAGGCTTTCGGGCGCAATAACGATGCGCGCGCCGACGACGACGTGAGCGCGGAGGTCACGGTGACGGTCGAGGGCTCCGGTTCTGGGGGTTCCTCGGTTGACGAGGCCGGGGCTGGGCGCTGGGTGTATAGCCGGGCCGGTAAGTGGTGGCGGTACACGGACGGGACGTTCCCGGTGAACGTGCGCCTGCGCATCGACGGGAAGGTCTACCGTTTTGGCCCGCGCGGCTACGTGGTGACCGGCTGGTACCGTGAGGGCGACCAGTGGTCCTACTACGGGCGTGACGGCGCTCAGGCGCTGGGCTGGGCGAGTATTCGCGGCACCTGGTACTACTTCGATCCTTCGTCGGGAGCGATGCGCACGGGCTGGCTGACGGAGGGCGGATACACGTACTACCTGTCCCCGTCGGGAGCCATGGTCACGGGCCCGCGCTGGATCGACGGCAAGCGCTACGTGTTTGATCGCAGCGGCCACCTGCTGACGTGAGTCGCTAGCCTGACGGACGCCGGCTGACGGATTCCGGCTGACGGATTCCGGCTGGGACGAAACGGGGCCGCGCACGAGAGCTCGTGCGCGGCCCCTCGCGCGTGGGGGAGGGGAGTTGTTGTCGGTGGTTGCCTAGCTGTCATCTTCCGCAGTGGTGGCGATGGTGGCATAGAAGCCATGGTG encodes:
- a CDS encoding S8 family serine peptidase, with translation MRRNVARIGVVAAIALSMSVATMTAPSTRAEDAPSLVAPARSSAGLMNYAINLSQLSDENAMARVIELLPSVGGTLLTQYPGLHTVFAQSESASFSPDLDAVLREHGIAVHSIGPTRVAAVPESERATNQTPPAAPGSAPAAAPTGLTVPDPNVPDPFPTTNWGAEAMDARGAAEVEVPHAPVTVGVIDTGIDAEQPDLAGRVDTSRSVSCDVNGIPNVSEEALRYNDIHGTHIAGIIAANHNDIGIDGIAPDATLVSIKAVNDKGRLYPEYLVCAYDWAVNHGVDIVHNSFQMDPWRFWKADDPEQAAGLEASLRAIYTAQERGLTVLSGAGDDGLDLDDTTVDSSSPTDSTPIENRNVEGATMVPAMVGGVAMVSALEMATPGAEPLRATLKRTDTSNYGFMRVDFAAPGRDIYSTFPNLMIPSNYGYMSGTAVAAAHVSGVAALVKSTHPALVGEQITNLMRKQGAYEYGRLALPTDNNEYRGRGFLSARNAVVYDQAQPTLGMVEYRVDGGEWTNLRDEVVPAGRVSVRVSARSPLSMLSVDVAGVAQAHAPGGGGYFDEPTTVTIDDVDLASLIPEGEEYVTARVQVSALGINADRHADDDVSRSLSFTVARDPGAVPAPEPEPDPGEGSGVVPVDPVPPGIMSVPRTSAQMPQNYAVNLAPDADDATFQRALYQASLLGGMVLESYPALRTFFVQSSSAAFAMDLGFALADSGISFHSVGPTRQAPVVGNEAIVSQELEAPAYPSVEEKPPVPEGPHVGGVYPTPPDAKDWHLQAVGALDAQGVDVMRAPVTVGVMGDGVDDTVGDLSGKVDHSLSVSCNSNGMPNRDPEAWRSGRAEVGTQAAGVIAGTGEASGVPGVNPTLNVAAINVASATTGQYYPEYVVCGFVWAADHGISVTASNYLVSPWKYWMPGDPEQAAGLEAVRRGINYAASKDVINVVDAGASGIDLNNPPKTDASSPFDAWAPFQRDTLGGVMVPAMMPNALAVSTLRLVDQADPGTGALEHAWTSNWGITSVAFTAPGENVFTTRPTWLGGEAGVARDASMAAPVAAGAIATLRQVHPEMGSAQIVELARKQAGSASNWGRLAAPEGEREYRGAGMPSVLDAVLKDQARPVVGEVEYSADGSTWAPLSGQSVSGRVSLRVGLTGPVTSARLLVGGHEVATVQGSGEFSGSGVTLQADGVDVSHPVAGASLSGETTVRVEAFGRNNDARADDDVSAEVTVTVEGSGSGGSSVDEAGAGRWVYSRAGKWWRYTDGTFPVNVRLRIDGKVYRFGPRGYVVTGWYREGDQWSYYGRDGAQALGWASIRGTWYYFDPSSGAMRTGWLTEGGYTYYLSPSGAMVTGPRWIDGKRYVFDRSGHLLT